The following is a genomic window from Polaribacter atrinae.
TTTAATGACGGAACTTCTGTTAACGCTTCTAGAGTTTCAATAGTTTCTAACACATAATCTTGATCGTTTTCTTCGATAAAATTAGTAAGATGTTTAATTACTGGTAATTTCATAATCTAATTAAATTACTTCGTTAACTAATTCTTTTAACACCTCAAACTTGTTTGTTTGTGTTTGATTTTTAAAACTACCACCTTCAAAAGTTGCAAAAGTTGGTAAGTTACTTACATCTGCTAATTTTCTACTTTCAGGAAATTTTTCTGCATCTGCAATTACAAAAGTTACGTTTTCATTTTCTGAAGCTAACTTTTTAAATTTTGGTTTCATAATTCTACAATTCCCACACCATGTAGCAGAATATTGTACAACTACTTTATCATTTCCATTTACAATTTCTTGTAAATTATCTTCTGTTAATTCTTGTACCATTTTAATTATGAATTTAAAATTATGAATTACGAATTTAAAATCCGTAATTCATAACTTGTAATTAATATTTAGTGAGAAGCTAAATAAGCTGCAGTTCCTTTTGCATTTGGAGACATAGCATCTTTTCCTTCTTCCCAGTTTGCAGGACAAACTTCACCTTTTTCTTGTACATGCGTTAAAGCATCTACTAAACGTAAATATTCACCTACATTTCTACCTAAAGGCATATTGTTAATACTTTCGTGTTGTACAATACCATCCTCATCTATAATATAAGTAGCTCTATACGTTACGTTATCTCCTTCTACTTGGATTGTTTGAGAAGCTTCATCAAAAGTTTCACTTGTAATATCTAAAATACCTAAAATTGATGATAAGTTTCTATTACTATCTGCTAAAAGTGGGTATGTAACACCTTCAATTCCTCCATTATCTTTTGCTTGACTTAACCATGCAAAATGTACTTCTGGAGTATCACAAGAAGCACCAATAACAATAGTATTTCTTTTTTCGAACTCACCTAAAGCTGCTTGAAAAGCGTGTAACTCTGTAGGACAC
Proteins encoded in this region:
- a CDS encoding thioredoxin family protein, whose product is MVQELTEDNLQEIVNGNDKVVVQYSATWCGNCRIMKPKFKKLASENENVTFVIADAEKFPESRKLADVSNLPTFATFEGGSFKNQTQTNKFEVLKELVNEVI
- a CDS encoding peroxiredoxin, producing MATAVGKKFPDLNVDAMNEMGDTFKVNVLEEAVNNKKKVVLFWYPKDFTFVCPTELHAFQAALGEFEKRNTIVIGASCDTPEVHFAWLSQAKDNGGIEGVTYPLLADSNRNLSSILGILDITSETFDEASQTIQVEGDNVTYRATYIIDEDGIVQHESINNMPLGRNVGEYLRLVDALTHVQEKGEVCPANWEEGKDAMSPNAKGTAAYLASH